In the genome of Bacteroides mediterraneensis, the window GCACCCGGATGTTCCGGATACCCTTTTCGTGAATCAGTCGGACGCGGGCGCGGATGGCCTCGATGGACAGCGTGCGCACCGGCTTCTCTCCTCCGCTCACACAGAATGCGCAGGTGTTGAAGCAGCCGCGGGTAGTCTCCAGTTGCACGAACGGCTTGGTCCAGTTGAAGAACGGGCTTTGTTCGGGATTGACCAGCTTGTCGAACGCCCTGACGCGCGACAGCCCGTTGTCGTGGTAATGGCCTTCCGCATCCAGAAAGCAAAGCCCCGTGACCGCATCCCAGTCGTCCGGCTGTTGCCAGCGGGCGAGCCACTGCGGAAAAGTCTCTTCCCCCTCGCCCCGGAACACACAGTCGACAAAGCGGTTGGTACGCAGGAAGTCCTCGTTGGGCCCCAGAAACTCCGGACCGCCCAGTGCCACGACGCAGCGCGGCAACATGGCCTTCACCCGGCTGATGACGTGCATGAGCACCTCGTGGTTGAAGAGCCAGCAGGTAGCCGCCACGATATCGGGCACATGGCGCACCACTTCCCCGGCCGTCATTCCCGGGTTTTCATTGATGGTAGCCGACACCACTCCCCACTCCAGGGAAGGGTCGTGCATCACTTGGGCATGCAGGGCCGGAAGCGCCAGGGAGGCATGCGCATACGAACTGTTCAGGTCGAGCCAGAGGATTTTCATGGGCAAAGAAAAATCAAGATAAAAGATGCGTAAAGACAAAGGAAAAGGATTTGCAGACCGATGCGGAAACCGGGCTGCAAATCCTTTATCGTATCAGACCATCTCTTGTGCAGAGTGTCCGGTTATATTTTTAAATCAGGTACTGTGAGCTGATAGATTCGTTCGACATCACGCGGCGGATGGTTTCAGCAAACATGTCGGCGATGGACAGCTGTTTTACCTTTGCGCAACGCAGAGAGTAAGGAATACTGTCAGTGAATACCATTTCTTCCAGCTGAGAGTTCTGTACACGTTCAGAAGCCGGACCCGACATGACACAGTGAGAAGCGATGGCACGTACCGAGCGGGCACCTGCTTCCTTCATGATGTCGGCAGCTTTGGTGATGGTACCGGCTGTATCCACCATGTCGTCAATCAGGATGACGTTCTTGTCTTTCACGTCACCGATAATCTGCATGGAAGCTACCACGTTGGCTTTTTCACGTGTCTTGTGGCACAATACCAAAGGCACATCCAGGTATTTTGCGTAAGTGCTGGCACGCTTTGAACCACCTACGTCGGGCGTAGCGATAACCAGGTTTTCCAGGTTCAGCGACTGGATATAAGGAGCAAAA includes:
- a CDS encoding ribose-phosphate pyrophosphokinase — protein: MSAKSPFKVFSGTNSRYLAEKICNSLGCELGNMNITHFADGEFAVSYEESIRGQHVFLVQSTFPNSDNLMELLLMIDAAKRASAKSIIAVVPYFGWARQDRKDKPRVSIGAKLVADLLSVAGIDRLITMDLHADQIQGFFDIPVDHLYASTIFAPYIQSLNLENLVIATPDVGGSKRASTYAKYLDVPLVLCHKTREKANVVASMQIIGDVKDKNVILIDDMVDTAGTITKAADIMKEAGARSVRAIASHCVMSGPASERVQNSQLEEMVFTDSIPYSLRCAKVKQLSIADMFAETIRRVMSNESISSQYLI